A window from Actimicrobium sp. CCC2.4 encodes these proteins:
- a CDS encoding Bax inhibitor-1/YccA family protein, which yields MNQHYDQTYSSPATTRSAGHRVMRNTYWLLALSMIPSVLGAWLGVKMNFSLFAGSPFIGFMLFMGIAYGFFYAIEKTKETGMGVVVLLGFTFFMGLMLSRLIAHTLGYANGSTLVMTAFGGTATIMGVMATIATVSKRDFSGMGRWLFVGMLVILVAAVANIFLQMPALYLAVSVLAIGIFSAYILHDVQQVINGGETNYITATLHIYLDVYNIFANLLALLGIFGGQRD from the coding sequence ATGAACCAGCACTACGACCAGACCTACTCTTCCCCGGCGACGACCCGCAGCGCCGGCCACCGCGTGATGCGCAACACCTACTGGCTGCTTGCGCTGTCAATGATTCCCTCAGTCCTTGGTGCCTGGCTGGGCGTCAAAATGAACTTCTCGCTCTTCGCCGGCAGCCCGTTCATCGGCTTCATGCTGTTCATGGGGATTGCCTACGGCTTCTTTTATGCGATCGAAAAAACCAAGGAAACCGGCATGGGCGTGGTGGTCCTGCTGGGCTTTACCTTCTTCATGGGCCTGATGCTGTCGCGCCTGATTGCACATACGCTCGGTTACGCCAATGGCAGCACGCTGGTGATGACAGCCTTCGGCGGCACCGCCACGATCATGGGCGTGATGGCCACGATTGCGACGGTCTCGAAGCGCGATTTTTCAGGCATGGGGCGCTGGTTGTTTGTCGGCATGCTGGTCATCCTGGTCGCGGCAGTGGCCAATATTTTTCTGCAAATGCCGGCGCTCTACCTGGCAGTCTCGGTGCTGGCAATCGGTATTTTTTCGGCGTACATCCTGCATGACGTGCAACAGGTCATCAATGGTGGCGAGACCAACTACATCACGGCAACGTTGCACATCTATCTGGATGTCTACAATATTTTTGCCAACCTACTGGCACTGCTCGGCATTTTCGGCGGACAGCGGGACTGA